The genome window ggtaactGGGAGCTGTACAGTaatgggcacagctgtgagcagcaggtgagCAACATTGAAGGCAATGAGCCACAGAGTGCCCAGGAGTGCTGAGCCACCAcacagggaacagagggcacacagtgCATTGCACAAACATGAGGGGATAAAGGGTTGGGCTAAAGGATgagaagggcagatgcttgcagcttcTGAAGTGCTGTGGTGTTACTCTGTAGGGTTGAAGCCTTGTGACATTGTATGGTGACACTCTGTGTGTTGTGGCTGTCTCAGCTGTGACATGTGCTGTGACACTAATGCAGTAgaggatttgaaaaatataaaagctaaaattccAAGGCATCACCAGAACATGCTTCAACCTCAtggttgggtgggaagggaccttaaaccccATCCATCCcaccatgggcagagacacctttccctatcccaggctgctccaagcccatccaaTCTGGCtggacacatccagggatggggcagccacaacttgTGGACAACCAATTTGTGATGTGGGGTTGTTTTTCCCGCAGGCCGCCTTTCCCGGGGTCTTTCAGGCCACGATTCCAAGCTCTCATCCGTGAGGAgcaaccccagccctgctcgcACCATGGGATCCCTGAGCAGCCGCTCCCACAGCAGGACCAGCATCCAGAACAGGCCCTGGAAATAAATGAGCATCCAGGTTTTGGGGAATCCTGAGCAGTGCAGCCCGTTTGTGGTTTTAGGAATCGGCAGGGAAAAGCAGCCGTGGTGAGAATTGGCAGCTCGGGTAAGGCTGGGCAGCTGGAATGATGTTTCCTAGAAGCAGGAATGGCATCACTTGGGGTGCAGGGCAGGACAGAGGTGATAGAACTGGTTTTGTAGGGGAGGGAGAAAACTGCTAGTAAAGGCTGGGACCAGTAGAAACTGTTCCACAAAGTTTTTAGTCCAGCTGAAGGAATTTGTGTCCGTAACATTCCTGGGCCGTGCCTGGAGCCATGGAATGGAGTGAGAGTGAACAGGCCACAAATCATCTGTGAGCACAAACTTTGGTGGTTTTAGCAAAGATAAATACATTCAGCAACTTGCCAAAAGTGAGAGAAGATCCTGGAAGGgttgtttgttgctttttttaaataaattatgatAATGAACAGAAGTATTTGTAATAAAGAGGTTTTTTATTGCTCAGCTGGTGCTGTGACAGTCGTGCTTGCTTGTGGACACTTTGTGAATAGTTGTGTCTTTTTCAAGgtgagagagaggaggagaataATTGGAAGTTTTTTTCCCAATGACTCCTTTTCCAGTGGTTTTTTAGGAGTTTCTTTAAGGTTTAGGGTGGCTGAAGGaaaatttgctgctgctgcctcaccaGGGTCCCTAAAACAGAGCGGGGCCCTGGAATCTGGAAGTGACCAGGGTAAAGGTTTCCTGGAAAGTGAGTAGCACAATTTTCCTCAAATTGGTGCTTCTGGATAACCTGGGAATCCTCTGATTTTCCTGAGCTGTCTATGGGACACTTCAGAGGTGATTTTGGAGGGATTCTGCTCTCCAGTTTTTCCATCTGGCATTGTTGAACCTGGTCCTGGTTTAGCTATTGTGGTCTTGTGGggtttgtgtgtatttttggaTTCAGtggtttttcccctttttgaaGCAGACAATCTTCAACACATCCCAAAACTCACGAGTGATTTTGGGATAATTCTGGTGAAAGGACAAAAAGTAGGAGAAATGGCACATAATTTCCTGTTGGGCAGCTTAGGATTCAACATCCCTATTTATCTTTTATTGTGGCTCTGAGTGTGAAATCAGACAATGCTGATTTCAGGACTGGCAGGTTCAGTCTGATcaggtcctgctgctgtgggagtaGATTTTTCCAGCTCCATGAGCTCTTGGAAGTGTCATTGCATTGGCTAAAATCCTGGTTTTGCTATCCAGCTGTGGGAGACAGATCCAGAatccctggctgctctgtgctgcatgAAAACCTCCTGGTGAAACTGTTGGACAAAACTGGCTTGAGTTGTTTGAGATCCTCCAAATCCAAGGAATCAAAGCAAGGACTGGATGTGCTTTCCCACCATCTCATTGAATTTGTGTGGATTTGGACTCTTGGTGTTGTTTGGAGCAGAGTCAAACTCTGTAGAGGCTGAGAGGTTTAattgtttaatttaataaaatgtaaattacaGCGTCTGTTTGGGTGATTTATTTGCAGCTTTGAGAGCTGTGGAGagcctggaaaagctgggagtGAGCAAGGGCTCAGCTCCCATTCCCTAGGGATTGCAGCAGGTAAGGAAGGATCACACAAGAAAGGTTTGGCTGggaaagagaccttaaagcccatccgGTTCCAACTcctggacaccttccactgtcccaggttgctccaagccctgtccagcctggcctggaaaacttccagggatgcaggggcagccccagctgctctggcaattccagcccagccaggaattcctaattcccaagatcccatccatccctgccctctggcagtgggagccattccctgtgtcctgtccctgcaggccttgtccccagtccctctgcagctctcctggagcccaaATAAATCCTGCTGACTTCATTTCCCAGAGCCCAATTCCCTTTCCATCCTCTGCCAGATCAAAGGGAAAACCAccaccttccttcctttttgttCCTGCTATTTTCATGCCCTTTCAATCAATTCCTTTTCCAGGCCACTGGCCCAGCACTCCCTGTTTGTGCTGGCACCAACTCCAGCTCCGAAAGGGCTTTTCCACCCAatttgggaaaaaggaaaaacaaccacaagcttttctcattcttcttcCCATTTATTTACTGATTgccttcttccctctctccagctgctccagccctgatCCCAGCTCAGTAGATGTTGTCCCGGGCGTGCTCCATGATGACCTTCAGAGCCAGCCAGGTCTCCTCGGCGGTGGGAACGATCTGTCTGGCGGGCAGCAGGAATCCGTAGCGCCCCGTGTCCCGCAGCTCGAAGGTGAAGGAATATTTAATCCCCTGGTTGTAGGTCCAGTCGACGGTCGATCCACTCGCTCTgtctgagggaggaaaaaacgGGGGGGGATTCGGAGCCTCGATCGCTTTGTACAGGAATCCCATGGGATATTTGGCCGGTGTGAGGGAtggttttgggatttggggattttggggctgccccagcactTACAGATGGTGGTGATGATGCTGCCGTACTCGTACTGGGTGCCGTACAGGGAGGACAGAGCTGCCACGGCCTTGGCAGAAATCATGTGCTGGGAAtacagggaagggggaaagatgagccaaagaaagcaaaaacctgTGGGATACAGCTTTTTTCTGGGTGCAACAaagctcctcccagtttcccAATGGATGCAGGGCAGAGGTGGCTCCTCCTTGGAGCAGCAGAAGAGCTCAACCCCATCCCAGCCTCTCGAAGCACATGGGCCTCACCAGTTCCTGCTCGTTTGGTGCCGGGGTCTCGGTGTAGCCATAGGGgtagagcaggagctgggaatagCTGTGGATGGAGACGAAAGCCTTGATGTTGCCGTGGCTCTTCACAAAGTCCACGATGGATTTCACCTCGGGCTCCGAGTTGGGGTAGGGTCCGTGGTACGTCTCCGAGCAGGAGTTTCCGCTGGCTCCGGCATCTGCCGAGAAGAGGATGGTGAGAACACAGTGGGAATCTGGGGGCTTCCAAGCCCAAGAGGTATTCCCACCCCTCAGCTCCTTGGTGGTGATTAAGGAatgctcctggggctcctcctAGAGATTTGTATGGTGACTTTCATTTGTCACTGGGGGACATCAAAGCCCTCAAAGCCCTGGTGGAGCCCAAACCCTCGGCTCTGCCACGGAGAGCAAATCCCACCTCTTCCCCAGGGGACATCAATGGATCTTTGAGCCAGAAACAGCTTTGGAGCCTCCAGCTGGAGAGTGGAAATGCTCCACAGATGAAAGGGGACAGCTCTGACCTCCAAAACCTGCGTCCCAGTTGCGGTTGGGGTCCACTCCGACACAGATGGCACCCGAGTGCCTGGACCTGGTCTTGCGCCACATGCGGTTCTGGAAGGGCAGAGCCACCTCAGctggtgcccagggctggagctccaCAGCTCGTGGtggtccccatcccatggaaaCATGGGTGAGGAGGCTTTGCCCTCTCAGGGATATGcaacaccccaaatcctgctccccagccccatccagagCAGCTGTAGGAACCAGGGAGAGGAAATCCGGGGCGGGTACCGTGGTGTGGGTGTAGGCAAAGCCATCTGGGTTGGTGACAATCTCCAGGAAGATGTCCATCGTCTCCAGGACGGAGGCCACACCTTCGTTATTCGCGTGATCCTGGACAATCTAGAGAGGATGGAGGTTTGAGGCTCCCTGTTCTCCCTGTGGGACACCCACCTGGATCCCACAGCTCCTGAGGACCGGGTGGCCCTTTTGGGATGTGTCAGTACCTTCTTGGCAAACCAGACGCCGCTGGCCTGTGTCACCCACTCGCGGGAGTGGATCCCGGTGTCGATCCAGATGGCCGGGCGGTTTGTGCCCCCTGTGCTGAactgggagagcagagagggcGGGTTGGCTTTGTCCCGGTCGCCACTTTCCCCTCTGGATCACCATCCCCAAATCCTCACCTTGAGCACGTAGAGGGGACGGTTCTCGGTCGAGCGGCCAATCTCCAGCTTGCTCACCAGGTTGGGGTTCTCGGCCACCAGCATGTCCATGAAATTGTAGATCTGGGAACGAGACATGTGGGGGTCACTCCCAGCTCACCCCCTGCCCAAGAGCAaacttttccccccaaaatgccccaatCTTGTGCTTTCCCACCTCATCTAGGGTGTGGTAGGTGTCATAGTTGAAGGTGCTGGTGTCGAGCGGCAGCTGGCGGCTGCTGCGGAGCATCTCCATCTGCTCCTCATCCAGCAGGGCCTGTGGGACAAGGGTGGGATGAGCCTCATTCCCACTGATGGGATCCCAGCTCTCCCCCGCCTCCCCTGCAGCACCGCTGACCTGCACATCCTCGATCATGATGGAATAGGAGACCCCAGCGGCCTTCAGGTGGGCTTTGACCGcctgcaggctggggaagggcaCGCGGATGTCCACGGGAAGTCCGAGCCTGCGGGGAGCCAGCCAGAAATCCAGCTGGACGGGGAAAAATTGGAGATAAGGGGTGAGATCCTGCCTTGGGATGCACCCCCCAGCACCAGCCTGTCTTGCTTTTCACCGCTTGGTTCCCATAATCCCACATCCAACCCCATCCTTGCTTTGCTTGAGGGGTGTAAAACAAAGGCTGTGGGCTGGGGGGtgtccccaaaatccacctCCACACCCAGTACCTGCAGATGCTCCaggtcctgcagctcctgcaccttctgcagctcctcatGGCTCTGGGGCACGACGCGCAGCACCTGGTGCCTGTGGGGtcagggggtgctggggggtgTGGGACGAGCTCCGGCCCCATTAGTCTGACCTAACCCCACCCATCCATCCCCCCATTCTGGGGATTTCCCCTGAGCcttttccctgtgctccctcaGGGCTGAACCAACTCCTTCTGCCCCACCAGGTGCCACCGTCCCCATCCCGGCCCCCTTACCCAACGAAGGTCTCAGTGCAGGTGGCCACTGCCACCAGGGCAGCCAAGAGCACGGGGAGCCTCATGGTCAGCGGGGAGAGCTGGTTTCACATCCCAACAGCGCCCTGGGGCCTCTTAAATCCCATGGGATGGCGGCCCTAGCCCGGCCCCTCCAGCCGTCCCTTTTCCCAGGGCCCTGGGAAGGCTCTGGCTGCCACCAGCCAAGGTcaggccctgctgtccccatccaGGCGCTCCCAGTCCTGGCCAAACCTGTCCCCATGAACCTGCTGGGGCCCTGGTGAGTCAGCTGCCAGCAAGGTGAGACCGGGAGGTGCCAAAATCCCACAGCCTCCAGCGCtggctgaggggagggaaagagTCAATTTGGGTTGAGAATGCGCAAAACGCAGATTTTCACTTGGGGCTTGGTGAGCTGGATCCCTGAGTCACAGTGCACGGGAAACTGGTTTAAAATTTGGCTGAGGAAAGTGGTGTAAAGCTTGGCCCAGGACAGAAGTCAGAGCAGGTGACAGTTGTCCCAGTAGccaaaaataaacagcaaatacCCTTAGGGTACCCCACGTCCCTCCTTGTAGCCCCCTGGGAAGGGATGATGAAGCAAATCTGctcaaaaacccacaaatttgGGGTTGCTCgcccaaaaaaccccatctcCTCCCATGCAGGCTGTTGGCTCCAAAGGATGGGGACTTT of Vidua macroura isolate BioBank_ID:100142 chromosome 5, ASM2450914v1, whole genome shotgun sequence contains these proteins:
- the LOC128808146 gene encoding carboxypeptidase A1-like — translated: MRLPVLLAALVAVATCTETFVGHQVLRVVPQSHEELQKVQELQDLEHLQLDFWLAPRRLGLPVDIRVPFPSLQAVKAHLKAAGVSYSIMIEDVQALLDEEQMEMLRSSRQLPLDTSTFNYDTYHTLDEIYNFMDMLVAENPNLVSKLEIGRSTENRPLYVLKFSTGGTNRPAIWIDTGIHSREWVTQASGVWFAKKIVQDHANNEGVASVLETMDIFLEIVTNPDGFAYTHTTNRMWRKTRSRHSGAICVGVDPNRNWDAGFGGQSSSGNSCSETYHGPYPNSEPEVKSIVDFVKSHGNIKAFVSIHSYSQLLLYPYGYTETPAPNEQELHMISAKAVAALSSLYGTQYEYGSIITTIYRASGSTVDWTYNQGIKYSFTFELRDTGRYGFLLPARQIVPTAEETWLALKVIMEHARDNIY